The DNA region ATGACAAGCGGGAATATCAAGTAACTTATATAGGGCTTGATGGTAAAACTAAGAGTAACAGCAATGCTGGCAACGATGAAACTATTGTGTCATGGCTTTCTAAAACACCTCAGCAGAATTTCTTTACCTTAGATAAAAACGAGCGTTTTTATATCCCTGTTATAGTGAATATAGGCGCTGCTATTAATAAGGATGGTAAAAAAACAGTGTCGGGAACGTATAAATTCATGGTGAAAATAGGTCAACGCCAGCAGGGGCAGCAGCTTTATGATGAACTTGGCAGTATTATTTTTTATGTTCGCGTTGACTAAATGAGTTGATGTTGTATGGGTTTAGCATTAGGAGATTTAGTTCCTCGAACTGAAATAACCTTAGATGATTTAAAAAATAAAGTGCTTGCTGTTGACACTTTTAATTTATTATATCAGTTTTTAACAACCATTCGCAGTCTTGATGGAACCCCTTTACAAGATAGTAAAGGAAATGTTACCTCTCATCTTGTTGGATTGTTTAGCAGAGTAACTCATTTAATGCAGTATGATATTAAAGTCATCTTTGTTTTTGATGGAAAACCACCTCTATTAAAAGAACAAGAACGAGAGCGGCGTAAAGCATTAAAGCATCAGGCTCTTAAAGAATATGAAATTGCTAAAGAGCGTGAAGATCTTTCAGCTATGAAGAAATATGCCTCGCGCACTGCTGTTTTAACCTCATCAATTATTCAAGAAGCACAAGCGTTGATTTCTGCGTTAGGGTTTCCTTATGTTACTGCACCTTCTGAAGGTGAAGCGCAAGTTGCTCATATTGTTGCCAGGAAAGATGCCTATGCTGCTGTCAGTCAGGATTATGATACGTTGTTGTATAATGTGCCTTGCCTGGTACGAAACCTTTCTATTACTGGTAAAAAGAAAAAATCA from Candidatus Woesearchaeota archaeon includes:
- the fen gene encoding flap endonuclease-1, with translation MGLALGDLVPRTEITLDDLKNKVLAVDTFNLLYQFLTTIRSLDGTPLQDSKGNVTSHLVGLFSRVTHLMQYDIKVIFVFDGKPPLLKEQERERRKALKHQALKEYEIAKEREDLSAMKKYASRTAVLTSSIIQEAQALISALGFPYVTAPSEGEAQVAHIVARKDAYAAVSQDYDTLLYNVPCLVRNLSITGKKKKSKTLGFVTVQPELIKAPDVFKALSITQDQFIILAILVGTDYNYGGIKGIGPKNALRLVKQYGADFNSLFKHVHWEEYYSYPWQDVFNTFKHMPVTDDYCIIFKKPDVQQLKKLLCDEHDFSVERVETALGRLGKMQKSGQKGLGEFL